From the genome of Anopheles moucheti chromosome 3, idAnoMoucSN_F20_07, whole genome shotgun sequence, one region includes:
- the LOC128303730 gene encoding vacuolar fusion protein CCZ1 homolog, translating into MTTPVLTAELSLRSFYIFNSAFGPKEGEEEKKVLFYHPHDTDIDTKIKDVGLSEAIIKFSNTFTKDDSVQTMHTQKTCQFYYQPESGYWMIMTLNVPFDRKTRDTGDYNEYHGDTIHDTIYQSVLRQSYRMFRMFHGTFLDNLQPNEELDAQANLIGKLEAFYQSYILHLQMKKCDVVDAFGSVQYLPLNQLLFLRVQNFINMIEATFVPIKHCIFLYSDQVVWSGINPTDLYTLYEYFHSPMFDHLSQSKQTRPAYVTEKGKIKRYTLMVCRKVQNISLCLLLDDSAVENEQSLYLELNAVVNPQLTSISSDISQHLQSSGESSYSFGCAGGKDDSATAPKFIFFNELNLQHRGTVRLGQMQYQSVNGSGLPNDVMNLIVDLLDDVRSNRSNVMDETIVKTHDDYWIVKRSCNSRHVFIILNKSSTLIDVTEETKKILDQHVKGIFF; encoded by the exons ATGACTACTCCCGTTCTTACGGCAGAACTTTCTCTGAGAagcttttacatttttaactCAGCGTTTGGGCCTAAGGAGGGCGAG GAAGAGAAGAAGGTGTTGTTTTATCATCCACATGATACCGACATAGATACCAAAATAAAGGACGTTGGTTTAAGTGAAGCTATCATCAAATTTAGCAA CACATTCACCAAAGATGACAGCGTACAGACGATGCATACGCAGAAGACTTGCCAATTTTACTACCAGCCCGAATCCGGCTACTGGATGATCATGACGCTGAACGTTCCGTTCGATCGCAAGACGCGCGACACGGGTGACTACAACGAGTACCACGGGGATACGATACACGACACAATCTATCAATCGGTACTGCGCCAATCCTACCGAATGTTTCGCATGTTTCACGGCACGTTCCTAGACAATCTGCAACCGAACGAAGAGCTGGATGCACAGGCCAACCTGATTGGCAAACTGGAAGCCTTCTATCAGAGCTACATACTGCACCTGCAGATGAAGAAGTGTGACGTCGTGGATGCGTTCGGTAGCGTACAGTATCTGCCTCTAAATCAACTGCTCTTTCTGCGGGTGCAGAATTTTATCAATATGATCGAGGCCACATTTGTGCCGATCAAACATTGTATTTTCCTGTACAGCGATCAAGTCGTATGGAGCGGTATTAACCCGACCGATCTGTACACACTGTACGAGTACTTCCACAGTCCCATGTTCGATCATCTGTCCCAATCAAAGCAAACGCGCCCAGCTTACGTGACCGAGAAAGGCAAAATCAAACGCTACACACTGATGGTGTGCCGTAAGGTACAGAACATTTCCCTGTGCCTGTTGCTCGATGACAGTGCGGTTGAGAACGAGCAGTCGCTCTATTTGGAACTGAATGCGGTCGTTAATCCGCAGCTAACGAGCATTTCCTCGGACATTAGTCAGCATCTGCAGAGTAGTGGTGAATCGAGCTACAGTTTCGGATGCGCCGGAGGCAAGGACGATTCGGCAACGGCACCAAAGTTTATATTTTTCAACGAGCTTAACCTGCAACATCGTGGTACGGTGCGGTTGGGTCAGATGCAGTACCAATCGGTCAATGGCAGTGGGCTTCCGAACGATGTGATGAACCTGATCGTCGACCTTTTGGATGACGTTCGCAGCAATCGATCAAACGTGATGGATGAGACGATCGTGAAAACGCACGACGATTATTGGATAGTgaagcgcagctgcaactcgcGGCACGTGTTCATCATCCTCAACAAGAGCTCCACCCTGATCGACGTGACCGAGGAGACGAAGAAAATATTAGACCAGCACGTGAAGGGTATCTTTTTCTAG
- the LOC128304189 gene encoding signal recognition particle receptor subunit beta, giving the protein MEKINRKSSARASIKLAELDYTPVLIALAVILLTFVVLFLWKRKKTVRSAVLFTGLCDSGKTFLFTHLCLGGGRETYTSIKENVGIFQTEKGRELKVVDVPGHERLRGKFFDEYKNMAKAIVYMIDSVSVQKDIRDVADFLYTILADKATTKIPVVVLCNKQDETLAKSETAIKSMLEKEINIVRQTRRSQLQSVDNSASSDTFLGKSAGVDFEFEQLGQRIRFVPCSAKDEQFEGLTTFLEAL; this is encoded by the exons ATGGAGAAAATCAACCGTAAATCGTCGGCTCGTGCTTCGATTAAGCTGGCAGAGCTAGACTATACGCCGGTACTGATCGCGCTAGCAGTAATCCTCCTAACATTTG TGGTTCTGTTCCTTTGGAAGCGCAAGAAGACCGTGCGATCGGCGGTATTGTTCACCGGTCTGTGCGATTCCGGCAAAACGTTCCTGTTTACCCACTTGTGTCTTGGAGGAGGTCGCGAAACGTACACGTCGATCAAGGAGAATGTGGGAATCTTCCAGACGGAAAAGGGTCGCGAACTGAAGGTGGTCGATGTGCCCGGGCATGAACGATTGCGCGGAAAGTTCTTCGATGAGTACAAAAACATGGCCAAGGCAATCGTGTACATGATCGATAGTGTTTCGGTTCAGAAAGACATCCGAGATGTTGCTGA CTTCCTGTACACAATTTTAGCAGACAAGGCCACCACCAAAATTCCAGTTGTAGTGCTGTGTAACAAGCAGGATGAAACGTTGGCCAAAAGCGAAACTGCCATCAAAAGTATgctggaaaaggaaat CAATATTGTACGCCAGACCAGACGAAGTCAACTGCAATCGGTCGATaacagtgcgtcgtcggatacATTTTTAGGGAAATCGGCCGGTGTGGATTTTGAGTTTGAGCAGCTCGGACAAAGGATACGCTTCGTTCCGTGCTCGGCAAAGGATGAACAATTCGAAGGACTGACAACATTCCTGGAAGCGCTGTGA